In Hyphomicrobiales bacterium, a single window of DNA contains:
- a CDS encoding N-acetylglucosamine kinase has product MNSAASYFLGIDGGGSKCRARIRHRDGTLLGEAVGGSSNIYQDFDGALANIVSVAGQAGKLAGVSAQDLHAGLGLAGIVTSVGAEKINGAGLPFASVTADNDAYAACVGAFSGNNGGIVIAGTGSIGLALVEGDRHMVGGWGFQLGDHGSGAWLGHHAVRRAALAMDGLLQPTHLIEEILVRVGRTRQTVSLWSETATPRDYAAFAPIVFETAARADVQGMTIVIEGAAAISKLGHALLARGAKRICLLGGLAGVYPPYLDADVRAALVPPQADAMDGAIMMARRACGLPERWT; this is encoded by the coding sequence ATGAACAGCGCGGCCAGCTATTTCCTGGGCATTGACGGAGGCGGTTCCAAGTGCCGCGCCCGTATCCGCCACCGTGACGGCACGTTGCTCGGCGAAGCCGTGGGCGGTTCCTCCAACATCTATCAGGATTTTGACGGTGCGCTGGCAAACATCGTCAGCGTCGCCGGGCAGGCGGGGAAACTGGCGGGCGTCTCCGCGCAGGATCTCCATGCAGGTCTGGGCCTTGCCGGGATCGTTACCTCTGTCGGCGCCGAAAAGATCAACGGCGCAGGCTTGCCCTTCGCGTCAGTGACCGCCGACAACGATGCCTATGCGGCCTGCGTGGGTGCCTTCAGCGGCAACAACGGCGGCATCGTCATTGCAGGTACGGGCTCGATCGGATTGGCGCTTGTGGAAGGAGACCGCCACATGGTGGGCGGGTGGGGCTTCCAGTTGGGCGACCACGGGTCCGGGGCATGGCTCGGCCATCACGCCGTCCGCCGTGCAGCACTCGCCATGGATGGTCTTTTGCAGCCCACGCACCTCATCGAGGAAATCCTCGTGCGTGTCGGGCGTACGCGGCAGACCGTCTCACTGTGGTCGGAAACCGCAACACCGCGCGACTACGCGGCCTTCGCTCCCATCGTCTTCGAGACAGCCGCGCGTGCCGATGTGCAGGGCATGACCATTGTCATCGAAGGTGCCGCCGCAATTTCCAAGCTCGGCCACGCACTTCTGGCGCGCGGTGCAAAACGCATCTGCCTGCTGGGCGGATTGGCCGGTGTCTATCCACCTTACCTTGATGCCGACGTGCGCGCCGCACTGGTGCCGCCCCAGGCCGATGCCATGGATG
- a CDS encoding N-acetylmuramic acid 6-phosphate etherase — translation MQSSNVRTEQRLPDLRGFDTWDDAAILSALLAGQRRALDAVEQALPAIARATDLMVPRIAAGGKLIYAGAGTSIRVAVQDGSELPATFGMKDDQLAYLIAGGRDAMFDTLADAEDDIEAGRRAAETCSAGDVLIAIAASGRTPYTIAAAQAARTHGCLVIAVVNNTSSPLAEAADHVILLDSGPEVISGSTRLGAGTAQKAALNLLSTLVHTRLGAIHDGLMVNVQAGNAKLVRRAAGIVQQITGCDQQRAAEALARTQGNVKLAVLLCAGARDLAMAQDILSQSDGKLRLALSKVSASV, via the coding sequence ATGCAGAGTAGCAATGTCAGGACTGAACAGCGGCTGCCCGATCTTCGCGGCTTTGATACGTGGGATGATGCCGCGATCCTTTCCGCCCTGCTGGCCGGCCAGCGCCGCGCCCTTGATGCTGTCGAGCAGGCACTCCCTGCCATCGCGCGAGCCACAGACCTGATGGTGCCGCGCATCGCGGCAGGCGGCAAGCTGATTTATGCAGGCGCGGGCACCTCGATCCGCGTCGCCGTGCAGGATGGTTCCGAGCTTCCCGCCACCTTCGGCATGAAGGACGACCAACTGGCCTATCTCATTGCCGGCGGACGCGATGCCATGTTCGATACGCTGGCCGACGCGGAAGACGACATTGAAGCGGGACGGCGCGCGGCGGAGACGTGTTCCGCCGGAGATGTGCTGATTGCCATCGCCGCTTCGGGGCGCACGCCCTACACCATCGCCGCCGCCCAGGCTGCGCGGACACACGGCTGTCTCGTGATTGCCGTGGTCAACAACACATCATCGCCTCTCGCAGAGGCGGCGGATCACGTGATCCTGCTCGACTCCGGACCTGAGGTGATTTCCGGGTCCACACGGCTCGGGGCCGGCACGGCACAGAAGGCCGCGCTCAACCTTCTGTCCACACTCGTCCACACGCGGCTCGGCGCCATCCATGATGGGCTGATGGTGAACGTTCAGGCAGGCAATGCCAAGCTGGTGCGGCGCGCGGCGGGCATCGTGCAACAGATCACGGGATGCGACCAGCAACGGGCCGCCGAGGCCCTTGCCCGCACGCAAGGCAATGTGAAGCTCGCCGTGCTGCTCTGCGCCGGTGCGAGAGACCTTGCCATGGCGCAAGACATTCTGTCTCAGTCAGACGGAAAGCTGAGGCTGGCCTTGTCGAAAGTTTCGGCATCGGTGTAG